A window of Pedobacter lusitanus contains these coding sequences:
- a CDS encoding polysaccharide deacetylase family protein has product MVLLSFDIEEFDMPFEYGKTITFEDQISISAQGTRIILDLLLKNKLKATFFSTVTFAKHVPELIRRILDEGHELASHGVYHSDFKKEHLLESRLALEELSGIKVTGYRMARMMPVDEQEIQKAGYLYNSSINPTWLPGRYNNRHISRTYFYQSSVLQLPASVSPVSRFPLFWLSFHNLPLWYYQHLAKRTYQKDNYLNIYFHPWEFTDLKDKERFGFPGYVSKNTGEDMIRRMDHFMGWINRQGYPSGTISQFTKHIPLP; this is encoded by the coding sequence ATGGTCTTACTCAGTTTTGATATCGAAGAATTTGATATGCCTTTTGAATATGGGAAAACTATAACATTCGAAGACCAGATCAGTATCTCTGCCCAGGGCACGAGGATTATACTCGACCTGCTGTTAAAGAATAAACTTAAAGCAACTTTTTTCAGTACGGTAACCTTTGCAAAGCATGTTCCTGAGCTGATCAGACGTATACTTGATGAAGGTCATGAACTGGCCTCCCATGGTGTTTATCACTCTGATTTTAAAAAAGAGCATTTACTGGAATCACGTCTGGCATTGGAAGAGCTTTCCGGTATAAAGGTAACAGGTTACAGAATGGCCAGAATGATGCCTGTAGATGAACAGGAAATACAAAAAGCAGGATATCTGTACAACAGCTCTATAAATCCGACCTGGTTGCCCGGAAGATATAATAACAGGCATATATCCAGAACATATTTTTATCAGAGCAGCGTTTTACAGTTACCAGCTTCGGTAAGTCCTGTATCACGCTTCCCACTTTTCTGGTTATCCTTTCATAATCTTCCGCTTTGGTATTACCAGCACCTGGCTAAAAGGACCTATCAGAAAGACAACTATCTCAATATTTATTTCCATCCCTGGGAATTTACAGATCTGAAAGATAAAGAACGTTTCGGTTTTCCAGGTTACGTAAGCAAGAATACAGGTGAAGATATGATCAGACGAATGGACCACTTTATGGGTTGGATTAACAGGCAAGGTTATCCTTCAGGAACAATCTCCCAATTCACAAAGCATATTCCTCTGCCTTAA
- a CDS encoding ligand-binding sensor domain-containing protein, translating to MKIRHLLNSLLFLSLILTGMLLKAAQIKSIGVPYVQNFPKSVYLSGNQNWAIAKDAQGIMYFGNTQGLLTYDGKYWQQYQLPNRQIVRSVATDSKGKVYTGGFGEFGYWSTQNKKLTYTSLVKLIPKIPQLSDEIWKIHIDGKRIIFQSFTTIYIYENNKISEIKGPGSFLFLHHVGSRYLIEVLDKGIFELKGHKLTPLPHTDQIIPRNIMTILPYKNGSMLIGTSKDGLFIYNGSTFTPFQTPANDFLITFQLNNGSRIDNQYYAFGTILNGLIIIDQEGNIVQQINKSRGLQNNTVLSVFTDNEQNLWAGLDNGIDRVELNSPLYFYLDKAGQFGTVYSSLIYNNNIYLGTNQGLFYSPWAPDNGKRFNAFDFRLVPGSQGQVWDLTVLDGQLIMGHNVGSFTVKGNQLEKISASSGGWTIKKLNSNPGYLIQGTYNGLVLYQKDAAGQWKYFTKIQNFEEPSRYVEQDSRGDIWVSHAYKGLYKLTLSPDFKKVVKKHYYDEKNGLPGNYNINLFTLENKLVFSSDAGFMLYDEISNRFTPYNELNKGLGSFSRSNKIISAGVKKYWFINHGKTAMVDFSEPGKLKIDSNRLSLLDGRMVQYYENISPISNTMHLVSVDDGFVIYDAIAGNDPGKKKSLPAVLIRRVEDVTDTYKTISENGNNGDEIEIPFSRNNIRISFALPYYRQAKIKFQYYLEGYSKQWSEWSPSSQKDFTNLSKGSYRFLVRAKINDELISQVSVFEFTVLPPFYASNWAFAIYVILIVLLFLMAKKQYELKLRKDHDEILAKVQLEKEIFLKKEAEEREKQLNIIQTERLHTELKSKNRELANSAMSLVYKNELLQKLSQEMIKLKDEKGKAVADDQFRKIQKVIDEGMNDERDWNLFETSFNEAHGSFFKKLKASHPDLVPNDLKLCAYLHMNMSSKEMASLLNISLRGVEIRRYRLRKKLNIPHDKNLAEFFMEL from the coding sequence ATGAAAATCCGCCATCTCCTGAATTCCCTGCTGTTCCTGTCTTTGATTTTAACAGGTATGCTGCTAAAGGCGGCACAAATAAAGAGCATCGGTGTTCCTTATGTCCAGAACTTCCCAAAATCCGTTTATCTCTCCGGGAATCAGAACTGGGCTATCGCAAAAGATGCACAGGGAATCATGTATTTTGGCAATACACAAGGCCTGCTGACCTATGACGGTAAATACTGGCAGCAATATCAGCTGCCTAACCGGCAGATAGTCCGCTCAGTTGCAACCGACTCCAAAGGCAAGGTTTATACTGGTGGTTTTGGTGAATTTGGTTACTGGTCTACGCAAAACAAAAAACTTACCTATACTTCTTTAGTTAAACTGATTCCTAAAATTCCGCAGCTGTCTGATGAGATCTGGAAAATTCATATAGATGGCAAAAGGATTATCTTTCAGTCATTCACTACCATTTATATTTACGAAAACAATAAGATAAGTGAGATCAAAGGCCCCGGATCATTTCTGTTTCTGCATCATGTGGGCAGCAGATATCTAATCGAAGTATTGGATAAAGGGATATTCGAACTGAAAGGACATAAACTGACTCCTCTGCCGCATACCGACCAGATAATTCCGCGGAATATCATGACCATTCTTCCTTATAAAAACGGAAGCATGCTGATTGGAACCAGTAAAGACGGTCTGTTCATCTATAACGGTTCAACCTTCACCCCTTTCCAGACACCGGCAAATGATTTTCTGATCACATTTCAGCTGAATAACGGCAGCAGAATAGATAATCAGTATTATGCTTTCGGCACTATTCTGAATGGCCTGATCATCATTGATCAGGAAGGAAACATTGTACAGCAGATTAATAAATCCAGAGGTCTGCAGAACAATACGGTATTAAGTGTCTTCACAGATAATGAGCAAAATCTCTGGGCAGGACTGGATAATGGAATTGACAGGGTTGAATTAAACTCTCCGCTTTATTTTTACCTGGATAAAGCAGGGCAGTTCGGAACAGTCTATTCCAGTCTGATTTACAATAATAACATCTATCTGGGCACCAATCAGGGCCTTTTTTATAGCCCATGGGCACCTGATAACGGAAAAAGATTCAATGCATTTGATTTCAGGCTGGTTCCCGGATCACAGGGGCAGGTATGGGACTTAACTGTACTGGATGGTCAGCTGATCATGGGACATAATGTGGGTAGTTTTACTGTAAAGGGTAACCAGCTGGAGAAAATTTCTGCTTCAAGCGGAGGCTGGACTATTAAAAAGTTAAACAGTAACCCGGGTTATCTGATTCAGGGAACTTATAATGGCCTTGTTTTGTATCAGAAAGATGCTGCAGGACAATGGAAATATTTTACAAAGATCCAGAACTTCGAAGAACCTTCACGTTATGTGGAACAGGATTCCAGAGGCGATATCTGGGTAAGTCACGCCTATAAGGGGCTGTACAAGCTTACGCTGAGTCCGGACTTCAAAAAGGTAGTTAAAAAGCATTACTATGATGAGAAGAACGGCCTGCCCGGAAATTATAACATCAACTTGTTTACCCTCGAAAATAAACTGGTCTTCTCTTCTGACGCCGGCTTTATGCTGTATGATGAGATCAGCAACCGCTTTACGCCCTATAACGAATTAAATAAAGGTCTGGGTAGTTTTTCCCGCTCCAATAAAATTATCAGTGCCGGTGTAAAAAAATACTGGTTTATCAACCATGGAAAAACAGCAATGGTTGATTTCAGTGAGCCTGGCAAACTGAAGATTGATTCTAACAGGTTAAGCCTGCTGGACGGCAGAATGGTACAGTATTACGAAAATATAAGCCCGATCAGTAATACAATGCACCTGGTAAGTGTAGATGATGGATTTGTTATTTACGATGCGATTGCCGGGAATGATCCGGGAAAGAAAAAAAGTCTGCCGGCTGTACTGATCAGAAGAGTCGAGGATGTTACTGATACTTATAAAACCATCAGTGAAAACGGGAATAACGGGGATGAAATTGAAATTCCTTTTAGCAGGAATAATATCCGTATTTCTTTTGCTCTCCCTTATTACAGACAGGCAAAAATAAAATTCCAGTACTACCTGGAAGGCTATTCAAAACAATGGTCAGAATGGAGTCCTTCGTCTCAGAAAGACTTTACCAATCTGAGCAAAGGCAGTTACAGGTTTTTGGTTCGTGCTAAAATCAATGATGAACTGATCAGCCAGGTCAGTGTATTTGAATTCACTGTTCTCCCTCCTTTTTATGCCAGCAACTGGGCTTTCGCAATATATGTTATTTTGATTGTTCTGCTTTTTCTGATGGCTAAAAAACAGTATGAGCTGAAACTCAGAAAAGATCATGATGAGATCCTGGCAAAGGTTCAGCTGGAAAAAGAGATCTTCCTGAAAAAAGAAGCGGAAGAAAGAGAAAAACAACTGAACATCATTCAGACTGAAAGACTCCATACGGAGTTAAAAAGTAAAAATCGTGAACTGGCCAATTCGGCCATGAGCCTGGTCTATAAAAATGAACTGCTGCAAAAGCTGAGTCAGGAGATGATTAAACTCAAAGACGAGAAAGGTAAAGCTGTTGCAGATGATCAGTTCAGGAAAATACAGAAAGTCATAGACGAAGGTATGAACGACGAGCGGGACTGGAATTTATTCGAGACCAGCTTCAATGAAGCACATGGAAGTTTCTTTAAAAAGCTTAAAGCAAGCCATCCGGACCTGGTTCCAAACGACCTGAAATTATGCGCATATCTGCACATGAATATGAGCAGTAAAGAAATGGCTTCTCTGCTGAACATCTCTTTAAGAGGGGTTGAAATCAGAAGATACAGATTGCGTAAAAAGCTGAATATACCCCACGACAAGAACCTTGCAGAGTTCTTTATGGAGCTTTAG
- a CDS encoding PDDEXK nuclease domain-containing protein, which translates to MEIKVYQYLLTEIKVRIRSAQVRAALSANAEMIMLYWDIGKLVNQQQIEQGWGATVTSRLANDIKNELPEVKGFSERNLKFMVQFYKGYDFDDVIGKQAVSQLQESNGEQPVSQIPWGHNILLMQKIKEKDVRLWYVEQTILNGWSRDILGLMIKNNLHLRQGETINNFSKTLSVPESDLVRETLKDPYIFDFITLAQPFTERELETELVRHVEKFLLELGAGFAFVGRQYHLTVSDQDFYLDLLFYHLKMRCFIVIDLKKGDFKPEYAGKMNFYCSAVDDLIKYESDKPTIGLILCQTKDKVMAEYALRDMNKPIGISEFELTRSLPKDLRSSLPTIEEIENELKSREG; encoded by the coding sequence ATGGAGATTAAAGTATATCAGTATTTATTAACAGAGATAAAGGTTAGAATTCGTAGTGCTCAGGTAAGAGCTGCTCTTTCGGCAAATGCTGAAATGATTATGCTTTATTGGGATATCGGTAAGTTGGTTAATCAACAGCAGATAGAACAAGGGTGGGGAGCTACTGTTACGTCCCGCCTGGCTAATGATATTAAAAATGAATTGCCGGAGGTCAAAGGCTTTTCTGAAAGGAATCTGAAGTTTATGGTTCAGTTTTACAAAGGATATGATTTTGATGATGTAATTGGGAAACAAGCGGTTTCCCAATTACAGGAAAGTAATGGTGAACAACCTGTTTCCCAAATTCCCTGGGGTCATAATATTTTGCTGATGCAAAAAATTAAGGAGAAAGATGTACGACTTTGGTATGTTGAACAAACGATACTAAATGGTTGGAGCAGGGATATTCTGGGGTTAATGATAAAAAATAATCTTCATCTCAGACAAGGGGAAACAATTAATAACTTCTCTAAAACACTATCTGTTCCCGAATCAGATTTGGTTCGGGAAACATTGAAAGATCCGTATATCTTTGACTTCATTACACTCGCACAGCCTTTCACAGAAAGGGAGTTGGAAACCGAACTTGTCAGACATGTCGAGAAGTTTCTTTTGGAATTAGGGGCAGGTTTCGCTTTTGTTGGCAGACAATATCACTTAACCGTAAGTGATCAGGATTTTTACCTGGATCTTTTATTCTACCATCTTAAAATGAGATGTTTTATAGTTATTGACTTAAAGAAGGGAGACTTTAAACCTGAATATGCAGGGAAAATGAATTTTTATTGTTCAGCAGTCGACGATTTAATTAAGTATGAAAGTGATAAGCCAACGATAGGTCTTATACTTTGTCAAACGAAGGATAAGGTTATGGCTGAATATGCTTTAAGAGATATGAATAAGCCTATAGGGATTTCTGAATTTGAATTAACAAGGTCTTTGCCAAAGGATCTGAGGTCAAGCCTGCCTACAATTGAAGAAATAGAAAACGAATTAAAGAGCAGAGAAGGTTAA
- a CDS encoding SusC/RagA family TonB-linked outer membrane protein → MKRIFTKFSVLTFLCLLFINAASAQNITVKGTITDGQDKTTIPAVSVVVKGTTIGTQTDANGKYAISVPANGTLVFTYIGYNTQEIPVNNQTTVNVILASSSQQLEQVVVVGYGTQRKVDVTGSVASLKGTEISKQASTNPVSALQGKVAGVSITNTGTPGAAPQIRIRGLGTIFGNQAPLYVVDGVWYSDINFLNPGDIENMSVLKDASAQSIYGIRAANGVVLITTKKGKLGAATTINYDAYAGFQSVTNQVKMANATEYATLTNELYTYNGQPALFSDPSSLGAGTDWYKQILQNAFVMNHNISITGGSEKSTYNVSLGYLDQDGIIKTNNYKRYTARVSNDIQVFKALKIGYNVTGVASKSRDVPQTIFHEIYSASPTVPVFNADGSYGDPRLQNLGDGAKINPQASIDFFNQRSQDYRATGNIYAELKFAKHFTFKTSIGGEFGQAESRKYAPVYAATSSQRSDVSTLDLKRVETRNWIVENTLTYQNTFNEDHSLTVLLGQSAQSNKSYTINASAQNVPFNSDADLYLRLGDAATRNVLDQGSLIKFASYFGRVNYGFKNKYLLNASIRADGASQFFGSETWGYFPSVGAGWVVTNEDFMKNQTVFSSLKIRGSWGKVGNASVPVNPSQSLIAQTADLIAFYNNNPNTGASGNTLIPPVIVWEKGIGSNIGFEAAFIKNKLTIEGDYYSRKTSRAIFGLPVLGSLGTVDNQILGNQADLQNRGVELSANWSDVTGGGLTYSIGGNISYNQNKVLSVLSGKTPIYAGSTGLTNGYVANRTMEGSPIGEFFGYKTIGIFQNAADIANSPTQSGALPGGFKYADTNGDGQINSQDRVALGNPNPKYTYGINTSFSYKNFDLALDFQGVAGVDVYNSNLAYRFGNENFTKDFVDNRWHGEGTSNTYPSVNIGSSANSAPNSFYVSSGSYFRVRNAQLGYTLPKSILAKWKIQKIRFYANAQNAINLFGYKGFSPEVGPIPVDNSEKIKERPTNYLNAGLDANVYPLYATYNFGVNLTF, encoded by the coding sequence ATGAAACGAATCTTTACAAAATTTTCTGTTTTAACTTTTCTATGTTTGCTTTTTATAAACGCAGCATCTGCCCAAAACATTACTGTTAAGGGTACCATTACAGATGGTCAGGATAAGACAACTATTCCTGCAGTGAGCGTCGTGGTAAAAGGAACAACCATCGGAACACAGACAGATGCCAACGGTAAATATGCCATCAGCGTTCCAGCCAATGGAACCTTAGTATTTACCTATATCGGCTACAATACACAGGAGATTCCTGTCAACAATCAAACTACTGTAAACGTAATTTTAGCTTCCAGCTCCCAGCAGTTAGAGCAGGTAGTGGTGGTAGGTTATGGTACCCAGCGTAAAGTTGACGTAACGGGCTCCGTAGCTAGTCTTAAAGGCACTGAAATATCCAAGCAGGCTTCTACCAATCCGGTAAGTGCATTACAGGGTAAAGTAGCCGGTGTGTCTATCACCAATACGGGTACTCCCGGTGCTGCACCACAAATCCGCATCAGGGGTTTAGGTACGATATTCGGTAACCAGGCCCCTTTGTATGTAGTTGATGGTGTATGGTACAGTGATATTAATTTCCTGAATCCTGGTGATATCGAAAACATGAGTGTTTTAAAAGATGCATCAGCACAGTCTATTTATGGTATCCGTGCTGCGAATGGTGTAGTGCTGATTACTACCAAAAAAGGAAAACTGGGTGCTGCCACTACAATTAATTATGATGCTTATGCAGGTTTTCAGTCAGTGACCAATCAAGTTAAAATGGCCAATGCTACTGAATATGCAACGCTGACTAACGAATTATATACTTATAACGGTCAGCCAGCCCTGTTTAGTGATCCTTCATCTTTAGGAGCCGGTACAGACTGGTACAAACAGATTTTACAGAATGCATTTGTAATGAATCACAATATCTCTATTACTGGTGGTTCAGAAAAATCTACTTACAATGTTTCCCTGGGTTATTTAGATCAGGATGGGATTATAAAAACAAATAATTACAAAAGATATACGGCAAGGGTATCCAATGATATTCAGGTTTTCAAAGCACTGAAAATCGGCTATAACGTTACCGGTGTTGCCAGTAAATCAAGAGACGTTCCTCAAACAATTTTCCACGAGATATACTCTGCTTCTCCAACAGTACCAGTATTCAATGCTGACGGAAGTTATGGTGATCCAAGACTTCAGAACTTAGGAGATGGAGCGAAAATCAATCCTCAGGCCAGTATTGACTTCTTCAATCAGAGATCTCAGGATTACAGAGCTACCGGTAATATCTATGCTGAACTGAAATTTGCTAAACACTTTACTTTCAAAACCAGTATAGGCGGAGAGTTTGGTCAGGCAGAATCAAGAAAATATGCTCCTGTTTATGCGGCTACTTCTTCACAAAGAAGTGATGTCAGTACTTTAGACCTTAAACGTGTTGAAACCAGAAACTGGATCGTTGAAAACACACTGACTTATCAGAATACTTTCAATGAAGATCATAGTCTGACTGTATTATTAGGTCAGTCTGCACAAAGCAATAAATCTTATACAATTAATGCTTCGGCACAAAATGTCCCATTCAACAGTGATGCTGATTTATATTTGAGACTGGGTGATGCAGCGACAAGAAATGTGCTTGATCAGGGATCACTGATTAAGTTTGCTTCTTATTTTGGCAGGGTAAATTATGGTTTCAAAAATAAATATCTGCTGAATGCTTCTATCCGTGCGGATGGCGCGTCGCAGTTCTTTGGTAGCGAAACCTGGGGATATTTCCCATCAGTAGGTGCCGGATGGGTAGTTACCAATGAAGATTTCATGAAAAACCAGACTGTATTCAGCTCTTTAAAAATAAGAGGAAGCTGGGGTAAAGTAGGTAATGCAAGTGTACCGGTTAATCCTAGTCAGTCATTGATTGCACAAACAGCAGACCTGATTGCTTTTTATAATAACAACCCAAATACTGGCGCAAGTGGTAATACATTGATACCACCAGTTATTGTATGGGAAAAAGGAATCGGAAGCAATATCGGTTTTGAAGCTGCTTTCATCAAAAACAAACTGACTATTGAGGGTGATTATTATAGCAGAAAAACTTCAAGAGCAATTTTCGGTTTACCGGTTCTGGGTTCTTTAGGTACTGTGGATAACCAGATTTTAGGTAATCAGGCGGATTTACAGAACAGAGGTGTCGAGCTGTCAGCAAACTGGAGTGATGTAACCGGCGGTGGTTTAACTTATTCAATTGGCGGTAACATCAGTTATAATCAAAACAAAGTTCTTTCTGTACTTTCAGGTAAAACGCCTATTTATGCAGGTAGTACTGGTCTGACAAACGGTTATGTAGCGAACAGAACAATGGAAGGCAGCCCGATCGGAGAATTCTTCGGTTATAAAACTATAGGTATCTTCCAGAATGCAGCTGATATTGCTAATTCTCCGACACAGTCAGGGGCTTTACCGGGTGGATTTAAATATGCGGATACCAATGGTGACGGACAGATTAACTCTCAGGACAGAGTTGCCCTGGGCAATCCTAACCCTAAATACACTTATGGTATCAACACCAGTTTCTCTTATAAAAACTTTGATCTGGCTTTAGATTTTCAGGGTGTAGCTGGCGTTGATGTTTATAACTCTAATCTTGCTTATCGTTTTGGAAATGAAAATTTCACCAAAGATTTTGTAGACAACCGCTGGCATGGTGAAGGTACTTCAAATACCTACCCTTCAGTAAACATCGGTTCTTCTGCCAACTCAGCTCCAAACTCTTTCTATGTAAGCAGTGGTTCTTATTTCAGAGTAAGAAATGCACAGTTAGGCTATACCCTGCCTAAAAGCATTCTGGCAAAATGGAAAATTCAGAAGATCAGGTTCTATGCCAATGCACAAAATGCGATTAACCTGTTTGGTTACAAAGGATTCAGTCCTGAAGTCGGACCTATTCCGGTTGATAACTCTGAAAAAATCAAAGAAAGACCAACTAACTATTTAAATGCAGGTCTTGACGCTAACGTTTATCCGTTATACGCGACTTACAACTTTGGTGTTAACCTTACTTTTTAA
- a CDS encoding GtrA family protein, which produces MLKNPLIKLIDFFYPPFSKFLPIKTFRYGVTGGSNALLNLTIFYLSYNFILFGQDLKIGSLTITSYIAADLMALSVSFPVGFMLNKYLVFQQHGRGVQQLILYGVVTVSSLLMNYGLLHLLVGYWGLWATPSQAFIIVLMSAFSYFFQSYVTFRERA; this is translated from the coding sequence TTGCTCAAGAATCCGCTCATTAAGTTAATAGATTTCTTTTATCCGCCTTTTTCAAAGTTCCTTCCTATCAAAACATTCAGATATGGAGTAACCGGAGGAAGCAATGCCTTATTAAATCTGACTATATTCTATCTGAGTTATAATTTTATCCTGTTCGGGCAGGATCTGAAAATCGGTAGTCTGACTATCACCTCTTATATTGCCGCAGATCTGATGGCTCTTTCTGTGAGTTTTCCGGTAGGCTTTATGCTGAATAAATATCTTGTTTTTCAGCAGCATGGAAGGGGCGTACAGCAGCTTATATTATATGGAGTAGTCACTGTAAGCTCATTACTGATGAACTATGGTCTGCTGCATTTGCTGGTCGGATACTGGGGCTTGTGGGCAACGCCATCACAAGCCTTTATAATCGTGCTAATGTCAGCATTCAGTTACTTCTTCCAGTCTTATGTGACTTTCAGGGAAAGAGCCTGA
- a CDS encoding rhodanese-related sulfurtransferase, which produces MEKFNTILYYCYSPIANAEQFAADHLKFCKSLGLVGRIIVADEGLNGTVSGLESACKAYMDAVHADERFAKTEFKIDEVAEPSFIKMHCRYKSEIVHSGLRDASIINPNEQTGKHLEPTEFKEMIDQEDVIILDVRSNYEHSLGRFKNAITLDIDNFREFPEKINELAQYKDKKVLTYCTGGIKCEKASALLLHHGFNDVYQLHGGIIKYGKEAGGEDFEGKCYVFDNRIAVDVNSVNPTIVSKCYNCGTITAKMINCANPECNEHITQCDECGTKLEGCCSAACVTNPRRRPYDGTGYYVKVPQQVNVAVK; this is translated from the coding sequence ATGGAAAAATTCAATACAATACTATACTATTGCTATAGCCCTATAGCGAATGCAGAACAATTTGCTGCCGATCACCTTAAATTTTGTAAATCATTAGGTCTTGTTGGCCGTATCATCGTTGCTGATGAAGGATTAAACGGAACCGTTTCTGGTTTGGAAAGCGCTTGTAAAGCTTATATGGATGCTGTTCATGCCGATGAACGTTTTGCAAAAACAGAATTTAAGATAGATGAAGTTGCTGAGCCGTCTTTCATTAAAATGCACTGTCGCTATAAATCTGAGATTGTACACTCAGGTCTGAGAGATGCCAGCATTATCAATCCTAACGAACAGACAGGAAAACATCTTGAACCGACTGAGTTTAAAGAAATGATTGATCAGGAAGATGTGATCATCCTGGATGTACGTTCCAACTATGAACACAGCCTTGGCAGATTCAAGAACGCGATCACACTTGATATCGATAATTTCAGAGAATTCCCTGAAAAGATCAATGAACTGGCGCAATACAAAGACAAAAAAGTCCTTACCTACTGCACTGGCGGGATTAAATGTGAAAAAGCCTCTGCCTTACTGCTTCACCATGGTTTTAATGATGTTTACCAGTTACATGGTGGGATTATTAAATACGGAAAAGAAGCGGGTGGCGAAGATTTTGAAGGTAAATGTTATGTATTCGACAACCGTATAGCTGTAGATGTAAACTCAGTGAACCCGACTATAGTTTCAAAATGCTATAACTGTGGTACAATAACGGCAAAAATGATTAATTGCGCTAATCCGGAATGTAATGAACACATTACCCAATGTGATGAATGTGGTACAAAACTGGAAGGATGCTGTTCAGCTGCCTGTGTAACTAATCCACGCCGTCGTCCATATGACGGCACAGGTTATTATGTCAAAGTTCCTCAACAGGTAAATGTAGCCGTAAAATAA
- a CDS encoding RagB/SusD family nutrient uptake outer membrane protein, translating to MNKNIYTKTVLGLGLIVSIAVIPACKKSFLNVPEQGQQNSIIFWKTAEDAGKGVNAIYGNLRSWENTAFPAIAIESMGSDDAEKGSTPSDASFFLDFDEFKVDPAQGNIAGFWTGQYRNINYANRVLDNVPAIVMDDALKARYLAEAKFVRAFSYFRLVRAFGNIPLRLHVPTDPNKDYNLPQTPVAQVYAQIEKDLTEAEAVLPQSYAAADLGRATKGAALTLHAKVAMYQKKWNDVLTLTNQVMGMGYTLLPDFEQVFRLANENSSESIFEIQCVLLPGNTAASNSQYSQVQGVRGVSGVDGGGWGFNVPTPDLAAAFEPGDPRRSGTILFRGTTTPEGDVIPKTGDNPMYNMKSYVPFKLYVTGFNEGAQQNVRMLRYSDVLLMNAEAANELGNSGQALSSLEQVRRRARQGNPNILPAVTTTDQAALRAAIYRERRVEFAMEFDRYFDVIRQGRGATVFGPKGWRANRNEVWPIPQTEVDLSGDVLVQNPGY from the coding sequence ATGAATAAAAATATATATACAAAAACGGTATTAGGCCTGGGCCTGATCGTTTCTATTGCTGTAATTCCTGCCTGTAAGAAAAGCTTCCTGAATGTACCTGAACAAGGACAGCAAAACAGTATCATATTCTGGAAAACTGCTGAGGATGCCGGAAAAGGTGTAAATGCAATTTACGGAAACCTGCGTTCATGGGAAAATACAGCTTTCCCTGCTATTGCAATTGAAAGTATGGGTTCTGATGATGCTGAAAAAGGCAGTACACCAAGTGATGCCAGTTTCTTTCTTGACTTTGATGAATTTAAAGTAGACCCTGCACAAGGTAATATTGCTGGTTTCTGGACCGGACAGTACAGAAATATCAACTACGCTAACCGGGTACTGGATAATGTTCCTGCTATTGTTATGGACGACGCCCTAAAAGCGAGATACCTTGCAGAGGCCAAATTTGTAAGAGCATTCTCTTATTTCAGACTGGTTCGTGCTTTTGGTAATATCCCATTGCGTCTACATGTACCGACTGATCCTAACAAGGATTATAACCTGCCCCAGACTCCTGTCGCACAGGTTTATGCACAAATTGAAAAAGATCTGACAGAAGCTGAAGCCGTTTTACCACAGAGTTATGCCGCGGCTGATCTGGGAAGAGCGACCAAAGGTGCTGCTTTAACGCTACATGCTAAAGTTGCGATGTATCAGAAAAAATGGAATGACGTGCTTACATTAACTAACCAGGTAATGGGTATGGGTTATACTTTATTACCTGATTTTGAGCAGGTATTCAGACTGGCTAATGAAAATAGTTCTGAGTCAATTTTTGAAATCCAGTGCGTATTGCTACCTGGAAATACAGCAGCATCAAACTCTCAGTATTCACAGGTTCAGGGTGTACGCGGAGTTAGCGGTGTAGATGGAGGCGGATGGGGCTTTAATGTGCCTACTCCTGATCTGGCTGCTGCTTTTGAGCCTGGTGATCCAAGAAGATCAGGCACCATTCTTTTCAGAGGTACGACTACTCCTGAAGGTGATGTAATTCCTAAAACTGGTGATAATCCGATGTACAACATGAAATCATATGTTCCATTTAAATTATATGTAACTGGTTTCAATGAAGGTGCTCAGCAAAATGTACGTATGCTACGTTATTCTGATGTTTTATTAATGAATGCAGAAGCTGCAAACGAACTGGGCAACTCTGGTCAGGCTTTATCTTCATTAGAACAGGTAAGAAGAAGAGCGCGTCAGGGAAATCCAAATATATTACCGGCTGTAACGACTACAGACCAGGCTGCTTTACGTGCTGCAATCTACAGAGAAAGACGTGTAGAATTTGCAATGGAGTTTGACCGCTACTTTGATGTGATCCGTCAGGGAAGAGGTGCTACCGTTTTTGGTCCTAAAGGCTGGAGAGCAAACAGAAATGAAGTATGGCCTATTCCACAAACAGAGGTCGATCTGAGTGGTGACGTACTGGTACAAAATCCAGGTTACTAA